A window of the Cystobacter fuscus genome harbors these coding sequences:
- a CDS encoding RCC1 domain-containing protein: MSILRVNFNSRSTPLLLLALLGACGEREVDPPETDTEAPRITLTTPLDASRVALARFQVAGTVEDDSGLAELSWRLNEGEPVALGAEGGTRQELGFELQPRPGRNLLVVHARDTRGNEAKTSVSFTLGNQTGAGALHGGAVRDGVLYTWGRNNRGQLGLGSTTNSKSPVKVEGLTDVAAIAFAQNNSLAIHRDGSVWTWGDNASGQLGQAAPGASDTTVRLVPTRVPGISDAVAAAVGYRHMLVLHRDGHVSAFGQNNNGQLGDGTTTDRHFPVPVSGLTDVVRVIGGSQHSAAVRRDGTVWVWGNNGYGNLGLGTQDDEPHPTPTRVPGLTGVVDLANGRDHLLALHEDGTVSAWGLNASGQLGDGQVGAEDQRDSPVQIQGLTDATAVFAQGTMSFALRRDGTLWGWGENANGQLGTGDTTRASVPTTPVLLRVEPREPLTGLDDVSPGATHVIAHHRDGPLFAWGWSVGGSLGGGSDQLEQWAYPLPQQVVLP, encoded by the coding sequence ATGTCGATATTGCGAGTCAATTTCAACTCCCGGTCTACCCCCCTTCTGCTGCTGGCGCTGCTGGGGGCGTGTGGAGAGAGGGAGGTGGACCCGCCGGAGACAGACACGGAAGCGCCTCGCATCACGCTCACCACGCCGCTGGACGCGTCGCGCGTGGCGCTCGCGCGCTTCCAGGTGGCGGGCACGGTGGAGGATGACTCGGGGCTCGCGGAGCTGAGCTGGCGGCTCAACGAAGGGGAGCCGGTGGCGCTCGGCGCGGAGGGCGGGACGCGCCAGGAGCTGGGCTTCGAACTCCAGCCACGTCCGGGCCGCAACCTCCTGGTGGTGCACGCGCGCGACACGCGGGGCAACGAGGCGAAGACCTCGGTGAGCTTCACCCTCGGCAACCAGACGGGTGCGGGAGCGCTGCACGGGGGGGCGGTGCGCGACGGCGTCCTCTATACCTGGGGACGCAACAACCGGGGGCAGCTCGGGCTCGGGAGCACCACGAACAGCAAGAGCCCGGTGAAGGTGGAGGGGCTCACGGACGTGGCCGCCATCGCCTTCGCCCAGAACAACTCCCTGGCGATTCATCGGGACGGCTCGGTGTGGACGTGGGGAGACAACGCGAGCGGCCAGCTCGGCCAGGCGGCCCCCGGCGCCTCCGACACGACGGTGCGCCTGGTGCCCACGCGCGTGCCGGGCATCTCCGACGCGGTGGCCGCCGCGGTGGGCTACCGGCACATGCTGGTGCTGCACCGGGACGGGCACGTGTCCGCCTTCGGCCAGAACAACAACGGCCAGCTCGGCGACGGCACCACCACCGATAGGCACTTCCCCGTACCCGTCTCCGGGCTCACCGATGTCGTCCGGGTCATCGGCGGCTCGCAGCACTCGGCCGCGGTGCGCCGCGATGGCACCGTCTGGGTGTGGGGCAACAATGGCTACGGCAACCTCGGCCTCGGCACCCAGGACGACGAGCCCCACCCCACGCCCACGCGCGTGCCCGGCCTCACTGGCGTGGTGGACCTCGCCAACGGGCGCGACCACCTGCTCGCCCTGCACGAGGACGGCACGGTGTCCGCCTGGGGCCTCAACGCCAGCGGCCAGCTCGGCGATGGGCAGGTGGGCGCGGAGGACCAGCGCGACAGCCCCGTCCAGATCCAGGGTCTCACGGACGCCACCGCCGTCTTCGCCCAGGGCACCATGAGCTTCGCCCTCCGACGCGACGGCACGCTGTGGGGCTGGGGTGAGAACGCCAATGGACAGCTCGGCACGGGAGACACCACCCGGGCCTCCGTGCCCACCACCCCCGTGCTGCTGCGCGTGGAGCCCCGGGAGCCCCTCACCGGACTGGACGACGTGAGCCCCGGCGCCACCCATGTCATCGCCCACCATCGGGACGGACCGCTGTTCGCCTGGGGCTGGAGCGTGGGGGGCTCGCTGGGCGGCGGCTCGGACCAGTTGGAGCAGTGGGCCTATCCCCTGCCCCAGCAGGTGGTGTTGCCATGA
- a CDS encoding RCC1 domain-containing protein, whose translation MSPRAALRAGSPLLALCALACGQEPTRPAPPAPDTQAPHVRLLSPAEGQDVAAFQVHVRGALEDEQGVVRATWSLNGAPPVDFTPSESFTLEGRPLPGTNHLRVEAVDAAGNTGVAEVRFSWGTSLAAGLSHSAALRDGQLFTWGGNDAGQLGRPDAGNTPLPVPGLAPVRAVVAGPSSTLALVEDGSAWAWGTLPSGLVPARQSPSTPTRVETPGPVVDAALGTSHALLLLADGTVLAVGSNTKGQLGLGSTAPVKAPTPVPGLSDIVRVAVGTAHSVALRRDGTVFTWGDNGDGQLGNGELDATPHPEPLEVAHLGRVVDIATGRGHVLALGADGRVRAWGLGMSGQLGHGKSGMLGSRAQPVDVLEVTDAVAVSALNNVGFALSASGTLWAWGQNSNAQLGDGSLAERPRPIQVQGLGPARAVAAGSLHTLAFTREGDCLAWGANHDGQLGASTPSEGSPRSPTPLPVVFP comes from the coding sequence ATGAGCCCGAGAGCCGCCCTCCGCGCCGGAAGCCCGCTGCTCGCGCTGTGCGCCCTCGCCTGTGGCCAGGAGCCCACGCGCCCGGCTCCGCCCGCGCCCGACACCCAGGCGCCCCACGTGCGCCTCCTCTCCCCCGCCGAGGGGCAGGACGTCGCCGCCTTCCAGGTGCATGTCCGGGGAGCGCTCGAGGATGAGCAGGGCGTGGTGCGCGCCACCTGGTCCCTCAATGGCGCGCCGCCCGTGGACTTCACGCCCTCGGAGTCCTTCACCCTCGAGGGCCGCCCCCTCCCGGGCACCAACCACCTGCGCGTGGAGGCCGTGGACGCGGCGGGCAACACGGGCGTGGCCGAGGTGCGCTTCTCGTGGGGCACCTCGCTCGCCGCGGGGCTGTCGCACTCGGCGGCCCTGCGCGATGGCCAGCTCTTCACCTGGGGCGGCAACGACGCGGGGCAACTGGGACGCCCGGACGCCGGGAACACGCCCCTCCCCGTCCCAGGGCTCGCGCCGGTGCGCGCGGTGGTGGCCGGTCCCTCCTCGACCCTCGCCCTCGTGGAGGACGGCAGCGCATGGGCCTGGGGCACGCTGCCCTCGGGACTCGTCCCGGCACGACAGTCGCCCTCCACACCCACCCGGGTGGAGACTCCCGGCCCCGTGGTGGACGCGGCGCTCGGCACGAGCCATGCCCTGCTGCTGCTCGCCGACGGCACGGTGCTCGCGGTGGGAAGCAACACGAAGGGACAACTGGGGCTCGGCTCGACCGCGCCCGTGAAGGCCCCCACGCCCGTGCCCGGCCTGTCGGACATCGTCCGCGTGGCCGTGGGCACCGCGCACTCCGTGGCGCTGCGCCGCGATGGCACCGTCTTCACCTGGGGCGACAACGGCGATGGACAGCTCGGCAACGGAGAGCTGGATGCCACGCCCCACCCCGAGCCCCTGGAGGTGGCGCACCTCGGCCGGGTGGTGGACATCGCGACGGGACGAGGCCATGTGCTGGCGCTCGGCGCGGACGGCCGCGTGCGGGCGTGGGGCCTGGGCATGTCGGGACAGCTCGGCCATGGCAAGAGTGGGATGCTCGGAAGCCGGGCCCAACCCGTGGACGTGCTGGAGGTGACGGACGCAGTGGCCGTGTCCGCCCTCAACAACGTCGGCTTCGCGCTCTCGGCCTCGGGGACGCTCTGGGCGTGGGGGCAGAACTCCAACGCGCAGCTCGGGGATGGCAGCCTCGCGGAGCGGCCGAGGCCCATCCAGGTCCAGGGGCTCGGGCCCGCGCGCGCCGTGGCGGCGGGTTCCCTGCACACGCTCGCCTTCACCCGGGAAGGGGACTGCCTCGCCTGGGGCGCCAACCACGACGGGCAGCTCGGCGCGAGCACGCCCTCCGAGGGCTCTCCCCGCTCTCCGACTCCCCTCCCGGTGGTGTTCCCATGA
- a CDS encoding di-heme oxidoredictase family protein yields the protein MKPAHALVTVGWGLLAACGPTSRAPDDDPHQGHAVVEAGEEKPGGEATVQDTSAQAFSRPAPSLPLSRLSAFGAGEALFEADWFAAPDSREDRDGLGPLFNSVSCEACHFQNGRGAPPQGADQPTVSLLLRLSVPGEGEHGGPRPEPTYGDQLQTRAISGVPAEGRATITWEERSGTFADGEPWTLRAPVYVLSQLAHGPLSPNVRLSPRVAQPLVGPGLLAAVPEERLLEWADPEDADGDGISGRPNRVWSVRRGRWEPGRFGWKANQPDLEQQNAAAMKGDLGITSPLFPTESCTSAQATCLSASSGGSPELDEGKLAALTAYTAALAVPARRGHDQPQVLQGKDVFHRVGCARCHRPSLETGEVEGRPELSHQRLWPYSDLLLHDLGDALADGYDDFLATGNEWRTPPLWGLGLTRTVSGHTRLLHDGRARTVLEAILWHGGEAQSARDAVLRLSRAERDALLAFLDSL from the coding sequence ATGAAGCCCGCGCACGCGCTCGTCACCGTCGGCTGGGGCCTGCTCGCGGCATGTGGCCCGACCTCGCGGGCACCGGATGACGACCCCCACCAGGGCCATGCGGTGGTGGAGGCCGGGGAGGAGAAGCCCGGAGGCGAAGCCACGGTCCAGGACACGAGCGCGCAGGCCTTCTCGCGTCCCGCGCCCTCGCTCCCCCTGTCGCGGCTGTCCGCGTTCGGCGCGGGGGAAGCCCTGTTCGAGGCGGACTGGTTCGCGGCGCCCGACTCACGAGAAGATCGCGATGGCCTCGGACCGCTCTTCAACTCCGTGTCCTGCGAGGCGTGCCACTTCCAGAACGGACGCGGTGCACCACCCCAGGGCGCCGATCAGCCCACGGTCTCGCTGCTCCTGCGCCTGAGCGTGCCCGGCGAGGGCGAGCATGGAGGGCCCCGGCCCGAGCCCACCTATGGAGATCAGCTCCAGACGCGGGCCATTTCCGGAGTGCCCGCCGAGGGACGCGCCACGATCACCTGGGAGGAGCGCTCGGGCACCTTCGCGGATGGAGAGCCCTGGACGCTGCGCGCGCCCGTGTACGTCCTCTCACAGCTCGCCCACGGGCCGCTGTCCCCGAACGTGCGCCTGTCTCCGCGAGTGGCGCAGCCGCTGGTGGGGCCGGGGCTGCTGGCGGCCGTGCCCGAGGAGCGCCTCCTCGAATGGGCGGATCCCGAGGACGCGGATGGAGACGGCATCTCCGGGCGGCCCAACCGGGTGTGGAGCGTGCGCCGGGGGCGGTGGGAGCCAGGCCGCTTCGGCTGGAAGGCCAACCAGCCCGACCTGGAGCAGCAGAACGCCGCGGCCATGAAGGGAGACCTCGGCATCACCTCGCCGCTCTTCCCCACCGAGTCCTGCACCTCCGCGCAAGCCACCTGCCTCTCGGCCTCCTCCGGCGGCTCCCCCGAGCTGGACGAGGGCAAGCTGGCCGCCCTCACCGCCTACACCGCCGCGCTCGCCGTCCCCGCCCGCCGCGGACACGACCAGCCCCAGGTGCTCCAGGGCAAGGACGTCTTCCACCGCGTGGGCTGCGCCCGCTGCCACCGGCCCTCGCTCGAGACGGGAGAGGTGGAAGGCCGCCCGGAGCTCTCCCACCAGCGATTGTGGCCCTACTCGGACCTGCTCCTGCATGACCTGGGAGATGCGCTCGCCGACGGCTATGACGACTTCCTCGCCACCGGCAATGAGTGGCGCACGCCCCCGCTGTGGGGCCTCGGCCTGACGCGCACCGTCAGCGGCCACACGCGCCTGCTCCACGATGGCCGGGCCCGCACGGTGCTCGAGGCCATCCTCTGGCACGGCGGCGAGGCCCAATCCGCCCGCGACGCGGTGCTCCGCCTGTCCCGCGCCGAGCGTGACGCCCTCCTCGCCTTCCTCGACTCGCTGTGA
- a CDS encoding imelysin family protein has product MTKQGWLALMAAGTLFTAGCGTNALEESRARPVVERYAALTYENYTDVVKQAEALRAAVEVFVADPTEAKLVGARQAWLDARTSYGQSEAFRFYGGPIDDEDTGPEGQINAWPLDEAYIDGIIDGREPLSQELITSMNERDGETNISSGYHAIEFLLWGKDESTTGPGNRPYTDFVDGITPSNAERRRQYLSLVTKQLVEDLESVRATWTPNQDNYRKTFVAEAPKEAVLKILTGLGSLSGAELAGERMTVAYDNKDQEDEHSCFSDNTLADLYGNALGIQNVYLGRYGGTDGAGLDELVAAVDPKLDEKMKQRLQASLDAIQAIPAPFDQAIMGNDSSPGRQKVKAAIDALRAQTETLVDVATALGIQLNLE; this is encoded by the coding sequence ATGACGAAGCAGGGTTGGCTGGCATTGATGGCGGCGGGCACGCTGTTCACCGCGGGCTGTGGCACGAATGCGCTGGAGGAGTCGCGCGCGCGGCCGGTGGTGGAGCGCTACGCGGCGCTGACGTACGAGAACTACACGGACGTGGTGAAGCAGGCCGAGGCACTGCGCGCGGCGGTGGAGGTCTTCGTGGCTGATCCGACCGAGGCGAAGCTGGTGGGGGCGCGCCAGGCGTGGCTCGACGCGCGCACCTCCTATGGCCAGAGCGAGGCCTTCCGCTTCTACGGCGGCCCCATCGACGACGAGGACACCGGCCCCGAGGGGCAGATCAACGCCTGGCCGCTGGACGAGGCGTACATCGACGGCATCATCGACGGCCGGGAGCCGCTGAGCCAGGAGCTGATCACCTCGATGAACGAGCGCGATGGAGAGACGAACATCTCCTCGGGCTACCACGCCATCGAGTTCCTGCTGTGGGGCAAGGACGAGAGCACCACGGGCCCGGGCAACCGGCCCTATACGGACTTCGTCGACGGGATCACGCCGTCCAACGCCGAGCGGCGCCGGCAGTACCTGAGCCTCGTGACGAAGCAGTTGGTGGAGGACCTGGAGTCCGTGCGCGCGACGTGGACGCCCAACCAGGACAACTACCGCAAGACGTTCGTGGCCGAGGCCCCCAAGGAGGCCGTGCTGAAGATACTCACTGGCCTGGGCAGCCTGAGCGGCGCGGAGCTGGCGGGCGAGCGCATGACGGTGGCCTACGACAACAAGGACCAGGAGGACGAGCACTCCTGCTTCAGCGACAACACGCTCGCGGACCTGTACGGCAACGCGCTGGGCATCCAGAACGTGTACCTCGGGCGCTATGGCGGCACGGACGGCGCGGGCCTGGACGAGCTGGTGGCCGCGGTGGATCCGAAGCTGGACGAGAAGATGAAGCAGCGGCTGCAAGCCAGCCTCGACGCCATCCAGGCGATTCCCGCCCCGTTCGATCAGGCTATCATGGGCAATGACAGCAGCCCGGGGCGGCAGAAGGTGAAGGCTGCCATCGACGCGCTGCGGGCGCAGACGGAAACGCTCGTCGACGTGGCCACCGCGCTCGGCATCCAACTCAACCTGGAGTAA
- a CDS encoding di-heme oxidoredictase family protein, giving the protein MRRALIPLLCLLASGCGDDDAPTPEEALPGGETTVHDTTRNAFALAARNLQGERRDAFFVGNALFNRNWVTAPASAEGLDGLGPTFNASSCAACHFKDGRGKPPTEPGEKPLSLLFRLSIPGVDEHGGPLADPVYGGQLQPLSILGVPAEGQMALSYNTHEGQYADGTPWSLEEPHYTLENLAFGAPHAELRVSPRVAPVMIGLGLLEAIPDAALEKLADPEDRDGDGISGRVNHVWDVQAGAVRVGRFGWKANQPSLSQQNTSAFRGDIGITSALFPDEDCPPVQTACQQAPKGGTPEVDEQKLNQVTFYSRMLAVPARRDADAPDVLRGRSLFREVGCATCHVPRHETGTVEDAPELSGQIIFPYTDLLLHDMGEALSDHRPDFEATGNEWRTPPLWGIGLVETVNRHTRFLHDGRARSLEEAILWHGGEGEKARERFRTLSATERAQLLRFLESL; this is encoded by the coding sequence ATGCGGCGCGCACTCATCCCCCTCCTGTGCCTGCTCGCCAGCGGCTGTGGTGACGACGACGCTCCCACGCCGGAGGAGGCGTTGCCGGGCGGAGAGACGACGGTCCACGACACCACACGCAACGCCTTCGCCCTGGCGGCCCGAAACCTCCAGGGCGAGCGGCGCGACGCCTTCTTCGTGGGCAACGCCCTGTTCAACCGCAACTGGGTGACGGCGCCCGCCTCCGCCGAGGGCCTGGACGGGCTGGGGCCGACGTTCAACGCCTCGTCGTGCGCCGCATGTCATTTCAAGGATGGCCGGGGCAAGCCCCCGACCGAGCCGGGAGAGAAGCCCCTGTCGCTGCTCTTCCGGCTGAGCATCCCCGGCGTGGACGAGCATGGGGGACCCCTTGCGGATCCCGTCTATGGAGGTCAGCTCCAGCCGCTCTCCATCCTCGGCGTCCCCGCCGAGGGGCAGATGGCGCTCTCGTACAACACCCACGAGGGCCAGTACGCGGACGGCACGCCGTGGTCGCTGGAGGAGCCCCACTACACGCTGGAGAACCTGGCCTTCGGCGCGCCCCACGCCGAGCTGAGGGTGAGCCCGCGCGTGGCGCCGGTGATGATCGGCCTGGGCCTGCTCGAGGCCATTCCGGACGCGGCGCTGGAGAAGCTCGCGGATCCCGAGGACCGGGATGGAGATGGCATCTCGGGCCGGGTCAACCATGTCTGGGATGTGCAGGCCGGGGCGGTGCGCGTGGGACGCTTCGGCTGGAAGGCCAACCAGCCCAGCTTGAGCCAGCAGAACACGAGCGCCTTCCGGGGCGACATCGGCATCACCTCGGCGCTGTTCCCCGACGAGGATTGTCCCCCGGTGCAGACGGCCTGCCAGCAGGCCCCCAAGGGGGGCACGCCCGAGGTGGACGAGCAGAAGCTGAACCAGGTGACGTTCTACTCGCGGATGCTGGCGGTGCCCGCGCGCCGGGACGCGGACGCGCCGGACGTGTTGCGCGGCCGGAGCCTCTTCCGCGAAGTGGGCTGCGCGACCTGCCACGTGCCTCGCCACGAAACAGGCACGGTGGAGGACGCTCCCGAGCTGTCCGGGCAGATCATCTTCCCGTACACGGACCTGCTGTTGCACGACATGGGCGAGGCGCTCTCCGACCACCGTCCGGACTTCGAGGCCACGGGCAACGAGTGGCGCACGCCGCCGCTGTGGGGCATCGGGCTCGTGGAAACGGTCAACCGCCACACGCGCTTCCTGCACGATGGCCGCGCCCGCTCGCTGGAGGAGGCCATCCTCTGGCACGGAGGCGAGGGTGAAAAAGCCCGGGAGCGCTTCCGCACCCTCTCCGCCACCGAGCGCGCCCAACTGCTGCGCTTCCTGGAGTCCCTGTGA
- a CDS encoding imelysin family protein: MNRLSRRLLSVPLLLSLALTGCGDSQGTTLRSTFLGELGEKTILPTYRDFDTRTGTLATALTELERTPTEATLATAQSAWRSVREPWGIQEALHIGPSEELHTGAAVDQVPSTSGIDSLLAGTTPLTEQSVGELGANRKGMMAMEYVLFDSQAGNAAVLTRLTEGDAGARRRAYLKALGAVLHTNAVEVHDAWEPDQGNYVAQLASAGTSGSKYATQKEAVDEIVNRLIGSVEVAELKLSKPLGFETGGTVRPEEEEARRSDNSLADLTHALVGMERLWTGPEGNGGLSRVVAATNKTLDTTVRGELAAVRSAIESIPPPLRTALLQNRESVEAARAALSNLRATLASEVVANLGVTLKFNDNDGD; this comes from the coding sequence GTGAACCGCCTCTCGCGCCGTCTGTTGTCCGTCCCGCTCCTCCTCTCGCTCGCCCTCACGGGGTGTGGAGACTCGCAGGGCACGACCTTGCGCTCGACCTTCCTCGGGGAGCTGGGCGAGAAGACCATCCTGCCCACCTACCGGGACTTCGACACGCGCACGGGCACGCTCGCCACCGCGCTCACGGAGCTGGAGCGCACGCCCACCGAGGCCACGCTCGCCACGGCCCAGTCCGCGTGGCGCTCCGTGCGCGAGCCCTGGGGCATCCAGGAGGCGCTGCACATCGGCCCCTCGGAGGAGCTGCACACGGGCGCCGCGGTGGATCAGGTGCCGTCGACGAGCGGCATCGACAGCCTGCTCGCGGGCACGACGCCGCTGACCGAGCAGAGCGTCGGGGAGCTGGGCGCCAACCGCAAGGGCATGATGGCCATGGAGTACGTGCTCTTCGACTCGCAGGCGGGCAACGCGGCGGTGCTCACGCGGCTCACCGAGGGTGACGCCGGAGCGCGCCGCCGGGCCTATCTGAAGGCGCTCGGGGCCGTGCTGCACACCAACGCGGTGGAGGTCCACGACGCGTGGGAGCCGGATCAGGGCAACTACGTCGCGCAGCTCGCGAGCGCGGGCACCAGCGGCAGCAAGTACGCCACCCAGAAGGAGGCGGTGGACGAGATCGTCAATCGCCTCATCGGCTCGGTGGAGGTGGCGGAGCTCAAGCTGTCCAAGCCGCTCGGATTCGAGACCGGTGGCACCGTGCGGCCCGAGGAGGAGGAGGCACGGCGCAGCGACAACTCGCTCGCGGACCTGACGCACGCGCTGGTGGGCATGGAGCGGCTGTGGACGGGGCCGGAGGGCAACGGAGGGCTGTCGCGCGTGGTGGCCGCCACCAACAAGACCCTGGACACGACGGTGCGGGGGGAACTCGCGGCGGTGCGCTCGGCGATCGAGTCCATTCCGCCCCCGCTGCGCACGGCCCTGCTCCAGAACCGCGAGTCGGTGGAGGCCGCCCGCGCCGCGCTCTCCAACCTGCGCGCCACGCTCGCCTCGGAGGTGGTGGCCAACCTGGGTGTGACGCTCAAGTTCAACGACAACGATGGGGATTGA
- a CDS encoding HTTM domain-containing protein has product MRERLGAALFAPVDRASLVAWRVLFGLLMTLAVARFFAYGWIEEHYLAPRVLFPFAGLEWIRPWPGVGMYVHFVLMGLGALGIAFGVAYRLSALTFVLTFTYAHLIDRTYYLNHYYFISLVGLVMVMLPLDRQGPVPAWWLGLLRAQVGLVYVFGGVAKLKRDWLVHAQPLKIWLAASTDLPVLGRFFELPWAPHAFSIVGAVFDLGVVPALLWRRTRGLAFAAVVTFHVITRLLFPIGMFPWVMISGALLFFPPDWPRRLGAWLRRLPASLSSPATFPTFRASWTGPVLAAAFLGVQVLLPLRHLLYPGDVMWTEEGFRFSWNVMLMEKDGMAEFRVSEPTTGQWWVVSPSRYLAPYQVKMMATQPDMLLTFAHYLARDFAERGHPGVEVRVNAFASLNGRPRQRLVDPTVDLARVGPWDSVSAWVLPFQDVEPP; this is encoded by the coding sequence ATGCGCGAGCGGCTCGGCGCGGCGCTCTTCGCGCCCGTGGATCGCGCCTCGCTCGTGGCGTGGCGTGTCCTCTTCGGGCTGTTGATGACCCTCGCCGTCGCGCGCTTCTTCGCGTACGGGTGGATCGAGGAGCACTACCTCGCGCCCCGGGTGCTGTTCCCCTTCGCGGGGCTGGAGTGGATCCGCCCCTGGCCGGGCGTGGGCATGTATGTCCACTTCGTGTTGATGGGCCTGGGAGCGCTGGGGATTGCCTTCGGCGTCGCGTACCGGCTGAGCGCGCTCACGTTCGTGCTCACCTTCACGTACGCGCACCTCATCGATCGGACGTACTACCTCAACCACTACTACTTCATCTCGCTGGTGGGGCTGGTGATGGTGATGCTGCCCCTGGACCGTCAGGGCCCCGTGCCCGCGTGGTGGCTGGGGTTGCTGCGGGCGCAGGTGGGCCTCGTGTATGTCTTTGGCGGGGTGGCCAAGCTCAAGCGGGACTGGCTCGTGCATGCCCAGCCGTTGAAGATCTGGCTCGCGGCGAGCACGGATCTGCCGGTGCTCGGGCGGTTCTTCGAGCTGCCCTGGGCCCCGCATGCCTTCAGCATCGTCGGCGCGGTGTTCGACCTGGGCGTGGTGCCCGCGCTGCTGTGGCGGCGCACGCGCGGGCTGGCCTTCGCGGCGGTGGTGACCTTCCATGTCATCACCCGGCTGCTCTTCCCCATCGGCATGTTCCCGTGGGTGATGATCTCCGGCGCGCTGCTCTTCTTCCCTCCGGACTGGCCCCGGCGGCTCGGGGCCTGGCTGCGGCGGCTCCCCGCGTCGCTCTCGTCCCCGGCGACGTTCCCCACCTTCCGCGCGTCGTGGACGGGCCCCGTGCTGGCCGCGGCGTTCCTCGGCGTGCAGGTGCTGCTGCCCCTGCGCCACCTGCTCTACCCGGGCGACGTGATGTGGACGGAGGAGGGCTTCCGCTTCTCGTGGAACGTGATGCTGATGGAGAAGGACGGCATGGCGGAGTTCCGCGTCAGCGAGCCCACCACGGGCCAATGGTGGGTGGTGTCCCCGAGCAGGTACCTCGCGCCCTACCAGGTGAAGATGATGGCCACGCAGCCGGACATGCTGCTGACGTTCGCGCACTACCTGGCGCGCGACTTCGCCGAGCGGGGACACCCGGGCGTGGAGGTGCGCGTCAATGCCTTCGCGAGCCTCAATGGCAGGCCCCGGCAGCGGCTCGTGGACCCCACGGTGGACCTGGCCCGGGTCGGCCCCTGGGACAGCGTGAGCGCGTGGGTGCTGCCCTTCCAGGACGTGGAGCCGCCCTGA
- a CDS encoding type 1 glutamine amidotransferase domain-containing protein → MTSTRRVIIPLPDRDFDVTEVAVPWRLLVDAGHEVVFATERGTTPAADPLLLTGVIFGKLGAEPEPKRFYEQMIQSPAFQKPITWEAIDPEAYDGMVLPGGHAPGMRQYLGSEALQAKVAAFWKLGRPVGAICHGVLVLARAKDPSTGKSLLGGRRTTCLPKYMERAAYFLTAWKLGRYYRTYPAYVEEEVREALAPSGQFERGPREYSRRGTATDHGPAFVVEDGDYVSARWPGDAYLFTERFLAKLEARAARG, encoded by the coding sequence ATGACTTCTACGCGCCGCGTCATCATTCCCCTGCCAGACCGAGACTTCGATGTGACCGAGGTGGCCGTGCCCTGGCGCCTGCTGGTGGACGCGGGCCACGAGGTGGTGTTCGCCACGGAGCGGGGAACCACACCCGCCGCGGATCCGCTGCTGCTCACGGGAGTGATCTTCGGGAAGCTCGGCGCGGAGCCCGAGCCCAAGCGCTTCTACGAGCAGATGATCCAGAGCCCCGCCTTCCAGAAGCCCATCACCTGGGAGGCGATCGACCCCGAGGCGTATGACGGGATGGTGCTGCCCGGGGGACACGCGCCCGGCATGAGGCAGTACCTGGGCAGCGAGGCGCTCCAGGCGAAGGTGGCGGCGTTCTGGAAGCTCGGGCGGCCGGTGGGGGCCATCTGCCACGGGGTACTGGTGCTCGCGCGGGCGAAGGACCCGTCCACCGGCAAGAGCCTGCTGGGAGGCCGGCGCACCACGTGCCTGCCCAAGTACATGGAGCGCGCGGCGTACTTCCTCACCGCGTGGAAGCTGGGGCGCTACTACCGCACGTATCCCGCCTACGTGGAGGAGGAGGTCCGCGAGGCCCTGGCGCCCTCGGGGCAGTTCGAGCGAGGGCCGCGCGAGTACTCCCGGCGAGGCACGGCCACGGACCATGGGCCGGCCTTCGTGGTGGAGGATGGCGACTACGTCTCCGCGCGCTGGCCCGGGGATGCCTACCTCTTCACCGAGCGCTTCCTGGCGAAGCTCGAGGCCCGTGCGGCCCGGGGTTGA